DNA sequence from the Prolixibacter sp. SD074 genome:
CCATAATTGCCTTTTGATGCAGGAGCGGGAGTCCGGGTATATTTCACCCAATCGGGAGAAACAATGGTATCGCCCTGCCAGATTCCGTTGTCCAGGAACAAAAGTCCGAACCTCGCCCAGTCACGAGCCGTGGCATAACCGTACGATGAGCCAACAAAGTTTCCGGCGGCATCGGTCTCCATCAGCATGCTGCGCATCCCGATTTTATTGAATATTTCCTTCCGGGGAAAATCGAGGTAGTCACTATCATTACCGATGATGTGCCGAATCATTCCGGAAAGAACATTCGTTGTACCCGAAGAGTAATACCACTGAGTTCCGGGCTTCACGCCGTAAGGCGCGTTCGCAGCTGCTTTGTAAACATCAGCCTTGCGGTACAGCATCACGGTTACATCGGATACATTACCGTAATCCTCGTTCCATTTCAACCCGCTACTCATGTGCATCAGGTTATTAATGGTAATACTCTTTCGCTGATCATTTTGCCATTCAGGTATCGGCGCCGGTTCGTTGACATTCAGTTTTCCTTCCCGTTTTAAAACACCCAACATGGCATTAATGATGCTTTTGTCCATCGACCATCCCCACAGCCGGGTTTCCGGTGTAATACCTCTTTGCACCCAATACTCCTCGCCTACCAACTGATTTTTATACACAACAACAACAGCGGCAGTCCTTTTCAGATCTTCGTCTGCATGGTCGAAGGCACCATCCATGGCTTTCTTCAACTTTGTATAATTAATCTCGGGAAATATTGTATCCTTTAATTGGTCACCGGTAGGCCAGGCCACCTCAAACGGGTCGGCAGGTTGCGGCGCTAATTGTTTATGCGATTCAGAGCGAACTTCTTTCTCCGGCATATCACCAACCAGCGTGCAGCCAAGCCCTTCACGGTAAACGGCCGTTTGATGGGCCACTCCCAAAAAAGAAGTTGTTACGGTTTTCTTCTGATAATCAATCTTGCTATGGGTATATTTTACAATGGAATAATCCAGATCCTGAGCAATTACCTGATTGGCATTCCGGTGAGCGACAAAAACTCCGGATGCCAAACATTTGGCACCATAGCCGGTAGCAATATAAAATCGGGGATATTGCCATGCAACCAATGCAACAACGATAAGAACCAATGAGAGAGGGATAATCCTTTTCAGCTTCATTTGATGGAATTTTATGTTTCAAACCAAAGATAATGATAAATCTGTGACCATTAAATGTTGCTTAATTCCGTTAAATACACCCGTTATCCATGATAGCAATTTTTTGTTACTTTTGAACATTTAACCGCCAGGCAAACCACCGATTCCATGAAGAACACACAGGCCTATCGTTTGATTGAAGTCATTGATGAGCAAACCCATAACGAGTTTTTCGATCTACCGGTACAACTTTACCGCAACGATAAGAACTGGTCACAACCGCTTGATAATGATATTCTTGCCATTCTCGATCCGGAACGCAACAAACTTTTAGCAGAAGGTGAAAGCCAGTGCTGGATTTTAAAAGACGAATCCGAAAGTACTGTTGGACGAATCGCCGCATTCTATGAAAAAGAATCAGCCGTTACGAACGAGCAGCCAACCGGAGGGGTAGGTTTTTTCGAATGCATCAATGATAAAGATGCTGCTTTCATGTTGTTCGATGCCGGAAAAGAGTGGTTGAAAGAGCGGGGTATGGAAGCCATGGACGGACCGGTAAGTTTAGGTATGCGGGATTCATTCTGGGGCTGTTTGGTTGATGGATTTCACGAGCCGGTGTATAACATGCCCTATAATTTCCCTTACTACCGTGAATTATTTGAGGCCTATGGCTTTCGTGATTACTTCAGACAACACACTTACCAGCGAAAATTTGAACCCGGAGGACTACATCCGGCCATCAGAAGGCGTGCCGATTACCTGCTCAGCCAACCCGAATATCATGTAAAAATGATAGAAAAGGGCAACAAGCAATTTGCCTACGATTTCAAGGAGGTTTATAATAAAGCGTGGGCTGAATTTAACGGGATTAAAGGACTGAGCGAGCAAGAAGCGATGGAATTGCTGAAAACCATGGAACCCATTATGGACGAACGCCTGGTTTACTTTGCCTACCACAAGGACCAACCCATTGGCTTTTTCGTGATGATGCCGGATCTTGGGCAAATTTCCCGCCGTTTCAGGGGCAAATGGAATTGGCTGACCCGGTTGAGATTCTTCTATCACCTGAAAATATCCCAATCTGTCGATCGTGTCATTGGACGAATATTCGGCGTGATACCGGAATTTCAGGGGAAAGGTGTGGAAGGTGCCATGGTGATGGCCTTCGAGAAAGAAGCGATGAAACCATCATTCCCCTACAAAACGCTCGAATTAAACTGGATTGGCGACTTTAATCCGGTAATGATGAAAGTGGCCGAATTTATCGGCGGCAAAATCTACAAAACGCATATCACCTACCGTTATCTCTTCGACCGGAATAAGGAATTTAAGCGGGCTCCGAAAGTCAACATGTCGAAGAAAAAGCCGGCCAGTACTCCTTCAGTCAAATTTTAAAGGCTTGAGTGTAGCCACAACAGAATCATTCGCATTAAAAACGAAAGTAAGGGTTATACCTCATTTTTTATTCTACTTTCTTTCAGTTGGTGTAGATAATTGGCATATTGCATTTTGTAATATAACGATTTGTGCATGAAGAAGAACGCCCCGGAAAAATGGATAAAAGCCAAGTTGACGGCAGGCTTCCTGATTGTGTTTGTCATTGCCCTTCTATTCTTCGGGATTAGTTACGTGAGTGTGGTTCGGGTTATTAAAAACCAATCGTACAACGATAACTTCCCCAAAAAGATGGTCCTCCTCAACAGGGCGCTTTCACAGATGATTGAAGCAGAAGGATATGGCCGGATTTATGGTATTACTGAAGATCCGAAATTTAAGGAACTGTATCACAACAAACGAGACTCTATAGAGATATTGGTCAATAATCTGCACCAATATTTTTCCGACACGCTGGCTTTAAACCAAATCGACACCATCCAGAGCTTGTTCAGCGAAAAAGAACAATTGATGGAAAGCCTCATACAAATCAACATCATCAATAAATACCGGAAACAGTACGGTGAATTGATTAGCATTATCCCCGATAGCCTGGAATTTGAAATTACCTACACCAAATACACGTCGACTTTTACTGATTCCATTGAAAAAAAGGGTACTCCATTAAAACGTAATACCCTGCAAAAGCTTTCTGATTTCCTTACCGGGAAAAAGCAAGAACCGACAAATTACAAGGTTCCCGTGATTGAACAACGGATCGATTCCTCAAAAGTAAGTCATATCCGGAAGGATTCAACCTTAATTCAGGTTAAACGTGAACTATCACAGTTTCAGGCACAACAGGCCAGGTTTGCCCGGGCCCTCAGCACGCAGGAACAACAACTGGTTAAGTTGGATAACCAGATTATGAATAAGATTCGGGAAGTTGTTCAATCACTTGAAGATGAAGCTTTCCGAATGTCTGCAGTGAAGAGCCGGGAAATGGAATCGATGCGTGGAAAGACGTTCAATCAACTAATTTACCTGGGAATTTCAGCGTTGATCATCTTTGCATTATTCATTCTTTGGGTTAACCGTGACATCCTACGTAGCCGCCGCCTGAATGACCAGCTACGCTCATCCAAGGATAAGGTGGACGAACTACTAAAAGTGAAGGAAAAATTCCTGGCCAACATGAGCCACGAAATCCGTACGCCATTAACATCAGTCATCGGTTTTGCCGAATTACTTTCGGAAGGATTGGCCGATAAACCTCAAGCCGACATGGCTAAAACGCTGCTAAGCTCAGCGCGTCATCTTCACCGAATGGTCAACGAGATTCTTGATTTTTCAAGGATTGAAGCAAACATGGTCAACCTGAGTGAAGATGAAATTAAGGCTGATGAGTTGATGAAAGAGGTCTTTGAAGAGATGAAACTGGCCGCTCAAAACAAAAAAATTGGCTTCAGCTTTGAAGTCGAAGAGGGGCTTATTGATTTCAGCGCCGACCGGATGCGGTTAAAGCAGGTGCTTATTAACCTGGTTGGAAACGCAATTAAATTCACACAGGAAGGGTACGTCAAGTTCTCAGTAAAACGGGAAGATCACAAACTTGCTTTCGCGGTAACCGATACAGGTATCGGCATTCCGGAAGATCAGAAGGAGAAAATTTTTGAAGAATTTTCACAAGTAGACAATTCGAAAACGAAACAGACCGGAGGTACTGGCCTTGGCCTTTCCATCAGCAAAAGATTGATTAAACTGATGGAAGGCGCAATATGGCTGGAAAGCGAAGAAGGAAGCGGAAGTACATTCCACTTTACCATTCCGATGAAAGAGGCGACCGGAAATCAACTAAGTAATGAAATAATTGCACCTGATTTTCTTACCGGGAAAAAAATACTTTGTATCGATGACGATCCATTGGTACACCAGTTGCTGGAAGCACTCATTCATGATATGAACGGCGAAAAGATTTCAGCTTATACACCCGTCGAAGCGCTGAATTACCTCAAAAAAGACACTTTCGACCTGATTATTTCCGACGTGCAGATGCCCAACACTGATGGGATTTCATTGGCCAAAACCATCAGGGAGAAATTTAGTTCCTACACGCCGGTATTAATTTTGACCGCAAACCTGAGTGAAAGCAGGTTAGAAGAGATTTCGCTTATTGAAAATGTGTGGGCGATGCCCAAACCATTTACCCGAAAATCGCTTGCGGAGAAATTTCATGCCATCCTTAACGGGAAAGATATCGAGGACTTCCAGCGAAAAGAAAGAACGCAGGCAAGTTTCAGCCTGGACGAGATTAAAACTTTTTCGGGCGAAGATGATGAATTACTCCGCACCGTTACCGAAACCTTCATCCTGAATGCTGATGAGAGTATTTCGTTGCTAAAAATGATGGAGAAGGACAATGACATTCCCGGAATCAGGAAAACCGCTCATAAAATGCTGACTGGCTTCCGTCAATTTGCTATTTCGGATGGCGTAGTAATTCTGAAACAACTGGAATCCGCAGATGATAATCCATCCACACGGGATATAATCCGGGCCTCCATTATTGCATTAAGCCAGTTATGGAATGATGTCAGAGCACTTATTATTGAAGACGTAATATCTTAAAGTTCAATATTATACAAATGTAATTTATTGTACAGTGTCTTTCTGTCAATCCCAAGTAATTTGGCTGTCTTCGTCTTGTTATAGCGGGTTTTTTCAAGCGCCTGTAAAATGGCTTCCCTCTCAGAAAGACTTTTGACTTCTTTTAAGTCATTGGCCGATTGTTGATCGCCCTGATGATTGTTGCTTTCTGAATTATTCCTGTAGATTTCTTCCGGCAGTACCTCCCGGTGAATTTCATCTGATTTACTAAGCAAAACAGCGCGGCGAATAATGTTCCGCATCTCCCTGAGATTACCGGGCCATTCATACCTCATAAATATGCGCTGTACTTCTTCGTCAAATCCCAAAATGAGTTTATCAAATTCAGCGACCGCATCTTCCAGAAAAAACTCAGCAAACATCATCAGGTCGGCTTCGCGCTCACGCAAAGGAGCAAGCACCATATTGAATTCGTTCAAACGGTGGTACAAGTCTTCCCTGAACCGTCCCTCGTCGACAGCCCTTTTCAAATTTTCATTCGTTGCAGCAATAATTCGTGCCTTGATAGGAAATTCGTTATTCCCTCCTACTTTCCGTCCCATTCGTTCATGAATGGCCCGTAAAAGCTTTATTTGCACATCATAGGAAAGGTTGCCAATTTCATCCAGGAAAATGGTCCCCTCGCCTACAGCTTCAAAATGACCTGTCTTATCATTCACTGCCCCGGTGAACGAGCCTTTTACGTGACCAAACAATTCGCTGGCAGCAATATCGGGATGCAGGGCGCCACAGTCAACCGCAACAAACGGTTCCTTTTTACGCTTACTCAGCTCATGAATCCGACGGGCTACGTACTCTTTCCCGGTGCCGCTGTCTCCGATAATTAAAACAGAAATATCGGTTGGGGCAACTATGCGAATATGTTCTTCTATTTTCCGGGCTTCCGCACTGGTTCCCACCAAAAATTTCCGGCGGTTCCGCGGTCCCTTTTTTTTCTTTTCCGAAGTTTCCCGCTTTTTCAACCCCTCTTTGATAACATGAAACAGTTCATCGGAATTGACAGGCTTGGTAACATATTCAAATGCCCCTAATTTGACAGCTTCGACAGCTACACGAATATCGGAATAGGCAGTAATCAGAATAACAACAGTGGCAGGCGCCAACTTCTTACTCTCCTTTAACACATCAATACCGGTACCATCAGGCAAACGGTAATCAGTTAAAACTAAATCATAGGTATTCTTTGCCAATGACTGACTGGCCTTTTGATAATCATGAGCAGTATCGGCTTCAAAGCCTTTTCGTTTTAAAAACCCCTGCAATAGCATGCAGAAGGAGGTATCATCATCAACAATCAGTAATCGGGGCATGTCCATTAATTATCAGGCAAAGATTATCGGTAAATAAATCGGTTCGCGAATAAAGATAAGATTTTTAGGTTGAAACCCTTTTATTCAACGCATAAAAGGTAAATGATATTATACAGTAAAAAATAAAAAAGCGGATTGTTCAAACAACCCGCTTTTATGTAAAAAACTTTAAATCGGTAGGATTCCCAACCTACCTTAGTGAATTCTCTCAAAACCTAATTTATAAGAACGCCTGACATTACTCTATTAAAACGATGGGAGCAGAATCAGCAGCCATCCCCCTTTTTTATGGCTGCCTTCATCTTTTCCCGGTCTTTCATGAGTAGTCAATAAACATTTTGTGCCGTCTGTACCAGGTCAACCCCCCGGGTAATATCCCACCATTACACCGAAAGGTTTGGTTCCTGTCATTTCCGGCACATCTTGCGATAATAAACCTAAACCTAAATTCTGAATGTGTCGTCGATAGGCCGCCCCATTGTGGCCAACCGTGCCAGGAAAACCACACGAGAGCAGCCTTGACTAAACAATACAAGTATGAACGGTATTTAGAAATCAACGATTTAAAGTTTATTCGTGAACAGTAAATGTCCTGGTGTCTTCACAATTGGTTTTCTAATTTTCGTTGGAATTTACTGCCCAATTAATCACCCGATTATGATTCAGGCTCATATTTACTGCCATCCTCATTATAAGTAACAGTCATGCTTTGTCCATTCAGTTGGAGTACAACCTGATATACTTTTGATCCATCTTCAGTAGTCGCAACTGAAGCCTGACTGATTGTGGCATCTTTGTAGTCATTGCTCACAGCCGTTGTTACAGCTTCGGGCAAATCAGCCACATCAACCGAAACAAATTTCAGATCCGATTGCATCTGTAAAACAGAAGATGTCTTCATGTTTTTTGAAACTGAATTTGCTGCATTCGATACATAACCAGTGCCTAATGCAAAAACTAATACCAATGGAATAATTACTTTTTTCATAACTAACTTGTTTTAAATTGTTTGTTAATATTTAGAAATTTGCTGGTGATCTGTTTTTCTCTTAACTCATTTGGTACCGTGAACCATCTTCATTGTACATGACAGACTCTTCCTTTCCCTCAACATTCAACATCACTTTGTACAATTTAGTACCATCATCCAGTTTTGCCACATATGCTTCGGTAATGGTTGCATCCTTGAATTCGTTCATTTTTTATACCAGGGAAATATTTACTTCAATCTTCTAATCTTCCTTTAATTTTGTAACTGAGCAACATACCTTTCACCATCAGCTTTGTACAAAACATTGTTTATTCCTGATGGAGACCGAAAGGTTAAGCGGTAAACCGGCTTTCCACTGATAGTACCGGTAATCACCTGGTTCGATAAACGGCATCCGGTCAATTCTTCGGCAACCGATTCCTTTACGGCCATGGGTAAATCACTCAACTGAATAACGCTAAAAACCACCTTTTCCACAGAAGAGCTATTCTTTGAGTGCCCACCTTCTATTTGTCCGGTTATATCGGCTGATGAAACCGGGAACAAAAGAAACGCTATGGACGAGTGATTTTTCATGTTAATTCATTTATTTATTCAAGTATCTGCTTGTCTTCGGCAGATAATATAGAAAAGGTCGTGCCAAACTCAGAACACCAAATGGAGATTACAAGACAACACATACAATATTTGACACTTACACTTCTTTCATTTTTCGTTTACATTATTATGATAACATGATTTTATATCAACATGTAGAAACAATTCCACATTTTGAGTACACAGCTTGTGGATGACAATATAATTTGTGGAAGATGAGTGGAAAGGATATAGTCAAAACAACAGTAAGTAGATATAAAACAAGCGAATATCATGATTTTAATCACGTTTATATTCTGCCGTAAAGCAGAAATGTTAAAAAACATCTATGGCATTCACTTATAAACAGTTAAACACATATCGTTTTGAAAAACTGTTATTTGAGGGTACTGAATCGGAAGTGGCACTCATGGCATCAACATATATTGATAATTATAGTCATATGCTGTATAACCTGTTTCCTTTTTTCTGTTCACGGTAAGATGTAAATTGGCAGAACAGAACACGAAACAACATGATGATGTTACAGTTTAAGTAAACCACCAAACAAGAAATTCAAACCCAACTGAAATGAGCAGAACATCAGAATTACAAACAGTTAAATCTTTTCAGGAACAAAAGAGAAGATTTAAGAACAGGATTGTAAAAGAGATCATCAGTAAAGATGAAAGATTGACGGAAATAAGAGATTTTTGGGGAAAGAGCCCGAAGAAGTTAACAGACATTCTGATCGTCCATGAACTGGATGAGGGAATAACTTTCGACTACACGGATCATTACAAGATCCCGCCGTCAGTCGACGCTGAAATCGAGATGATTTTCAAAGAAATTTTTTTATCATAGGCCGGAGTTTATCCGGCTTTTTCTTCGTAAAGAATACTGAATATATCTCAGTCGCGGGGAAATATGCGCTTATTCAATTCCGAAGGTTCCTGGGAATAGCTATCAACCTGACAGATTAAAATACTAAGTTTTCATTCGCTTTTGTAAAGGTTTCGACAACATGTGGCGTACAGCTGCTCCCGGACGATAGAGTATCATTCTCGGTCCGGCCCAACGCATTACTTCACGAATTCTTTCCCGCATTGCTGGTTTATAGCAATGAACCGGGCAATGTTTGCAAGCAGGCTTTTCATCACCAAACACACAATTGTCCAATCGTTTCGCTGCATAGTCAATTAACTCCTCACAGTCAAAACAGATTATTTCCCGCCTATGATTCTTCCGACAATACAATTCGATCATGAGTGTAACGATTTGCTTTTCTTCTGAACGTTTTCCAGTCATTGCTCAAAATAAATGAAAATCCCACCGAACAAGATCCAGTGGGAATAAAAACGAATCAACCTAAACTTAACCCATGAAAACCTCAATGTCTTCATCTACGGTTTTAATTCCGGCAATTCCGAAATTTTCTACCAGAACGTTGGCCACGTTTGGAGAAAGGAATGCAGGAAGTGTCGGTCCAAGATGAATATTCTTTACTCCGAGATAGAGCAACGCCAGCAATACAATCACTGCTTTCTGTTCGTACCAGGCAATGTTATATGCAATCGGCAGCTCGTTAATGTCATTCAATTCGAATACCTCTTTCAGCTTCAGGGCAATTACTGCTAACGAATAAGAGTCGTTACACTGCCCCGCATCCAACACGCGGGGGATGCCACCAATATCACCCAGTGAAAGTTTATTGTAACGATATTTAGCACAACCGGCCGTCAAAATTACCGTACCTTCGGGAAGTTTATCTGCAAATTCAGTATAGTAATCGCGGCTCTTCATGCGTCCATCGCAACCTGCCATTACAAAAAACTTCTTGATAGCTCCGGTTTTTACAGCATCAACAATTTTATCGGCCAATTGTATTACCTGGTTGTGTGCGAAGCCACCTACAATCGTTCCGGTTTCCAATTCCGTCGGTGCAGCACATTTTTTTGCATGCTCAATGATGACTGAGAAATCTTTAGGTTGACCATCTTTCCGGGGTGCAATGTGTGTTACACCTTCAAATCCTGCAGCGCCAGTGGTATATACGCGATCTTTATAGGAAGCGGCTGGAGGTACAAGACAATTAGTCGTCAGCAATACCGGACCGTTAAACGCTTCAAACTCTTCTTTCTGCTTCCACCATGCGTTACCATAGTTCCCAACAAAATGTTTATACTTCTTGAAAGCCGGATAATAATTGGCCGGTAACATTTCGCTGTGCGTGTAAATATCCACACCAGTTCCTTCGGTTTGCTTCAACAATTCTTCAAAGTCTTTTAAATCGTGACCACTAACCAGGATACCAGGATTCTTCTGTACACCCAGGTTCACTTCCGTGATTTCCGGATTACCGTAACTTTCGGTATTGGCCTGGTCGAGCAATGCCATCACATCCACACCATATTTTCCGGTTTCCATGGTTAAAGCAACCAGCTCATCAACCGTAAGATTATCGTCAGTAGTAGCAGCCATTGCTTTCTGCATGAATGCATACAACTCTTTCTTTTCGTAACCGAGATTAAAAGCGTGCTCAGCATAAGCAGCCATTCCTTTCACACCATAAACAATCAACTCACGCAAAGAACGAACATCAGGATTCGCAGTAGAGAGAACTCCCACGTTAGCAGCTTTTTCTTCGAATGCTTCCAGTGTATCAGCTTCCCAGGTAACCGATTCATGCGTATGGGTCAGTTTGCCACCTTCCGCTTCAAAACGGTTTTTCAATTCAGCACGAAGCTTCAGTCCTTCACGAATTTTTTCTTCGATTTTTGTTTTATCGAAATTGGCATTGGTAATGGTCATGAAAAGAGCGTCAAACACAAAGCGGTTTACAGGCTCCCATTCGATTCCCATTTGACGGGCTTCCTGCGCGTATATCGATATTCCTTTGGTAACAAAAACCAGTAAGTCCTGTAAATTGGCTACATCATCGGTCTTACCACAAACACCTTTGACGGTGCAGCCTTCGCCTTTCTTGGTTTCCTGACATTGAAAACAAAACATACTCATAATTATTCGTTTTAAAGATTAAGTTTTATGATTAACTATTTATATAATGGCACTTATACCCACTCTTCTTCAAGTACTTCACCACGAATGCTGACAGTGATGGCTTTTACCGGAACTTTTCGGCTAGCCCGTTGTGTGGCCATTTGAACTATTTGATGCAAACCACCGCAACAAGGAACTTCCATCATAAGCACCGTAATCGTGTTCACCTTTGCTTCGTTGATCAGTGTGATTAACTTTTCGAGGTAAACCTCTTTGCCGGAATCCAGTTTCGGACAAGCAATAACTAACGATTTATCCTTCAGGTAATTTTGATGAAAATCACCCATGGCAAAAGCAGTACAATCGGCTGCAACCAACAAGTCTGCACCTCGAAAATAAGGCGCTACCGGATTAATGAGATGCATCTGCACTGGCCACTGTCGAAGCTGTGATGCCAATGAACCATTTTCACCCTTAGGCAGCAGCTTCAACTCCTCCGGGTTAAAAACTACGGTTTGAGAGCTTGGGCATCCACCACCACAACTGCTTCCATTCACCGGCTTCGGCCCAGCATGAACAGCATCCTTAACCGACTGAACAGAGAAGGGCAAAGTCTTTGCATTTTCCACCAAATATCCCATTCCCTGCTTCAAAAATCCTGTCTCATTGTGCCCACGCAGATGCTTCAAATGTGCCACTACCGTATTAAATCCTTTACTCACCATGATCTCTATCACCTTCACTTCATCGTATGGCTCCGCTTCACGGTTTTCAATGGTAATGGCCCCTTCCGGACAGTGCCCGATACAAGCTCCCAAACCATCGCACATCAAATCGCTGATTAGAACGGCCTTCCCGTCAATAATCTGCAATGCACCTTCGTGGCAGTTTGGCACGCAAAGACCGCAACCGGTACATTTCTCGTCGTCTATATGGATGATGTCACGTTGCATGTTCCGTTTTGTTTGTTCTGTTGTCTAAGTTTTACATCATAAATGTAGAGCGGATGCTACCAGGAAAGTGTAACAGCTGTTACAATTCGGTATATTTGCATAAAAACCTTCAGAGATGAATACGGTTCTTGCCCAATCGCCCATATTCAAAGAACTTCAACCACTAGAAGTTGAAAATCTACTGGTTCAGGTCCCACATCAGATTCGACACTTCCACAAAGATGATTTGCTGGCCGTAGCCGGGGAAGAAGTGAATGCAGCGATGATTATCATGGAAGGAAAGCTTCAGGGTGAAATGGTTGACTTTGGCGGGAACAGTTTGAAAATAGAGGAATTAACTCCACCACAGATGGTTGCTGCCGGTTTCCTTTTTGGACGAAACAGCCGTTTCCCAGTGAATCTTTCGGCTATGGCTGATGGCAAAATGCTAATCATTTTAAAGCCCAATTTTACGCGGCTGTTGAGTCTCGACAATCGTGTTCTAAATAACTTTCTGAACATCATTAGCGATAAAGCACAATTCCTTTCCCGGAAAATCAGCTTTCTGAATTTTAAAACCATCCGCGAAAAAATTGCCTTTTTTCTGCTGCAATATTACAAACCAGGATTCCGGAATATTCCACTACCACAGAATCAGCAAAGTCTGGCAGAAATGTTTGGTGTGGCACGACCTTCTCTGGCGCGCACCATTGGCGAATTACAGCGTGAAGGTATTTTGGAATGGCGCCGTAGCGAAGTAGAAATCAGGAATGCCGAAGCGCTAAAAAGTATATTACAGTAAGACCCCGTTTCATTATTGGTATATTTACCGATAAACATCATTTATTAGTATTTATACCGATAAAATAAATTTATTGGTATACTTACCGATATTGCATGTTTATTGTTATATTTACCAATAAATTGATTACATAGAACGGACGAAGGCAATAATGAATGATGAAAAACAGGGCAACCATTTCATGCGATATCATCTCTTCAACGGCTTTGTCTGCCGCAAATCGAGATATGTTGTCAGAAAAGCTGAAAGAGTTGATGACTAAACTTACGCGGCACTTTGCCAATCAGGGATTTTACGGCCGAGTGCTGAAAGGTGATTACATCGAATGCGCCTTGGATACTCCGGAAACGGCCCTGCGTGTGGCCCTACTTATTAAAACGTTTGTACGGGCAATCGAGTTGCCAACATCTAAAGAAGAAAACAAACGCATAAAATACTTCAAGGAGCATGGCGTGCGCGTGGCCATCGCGGTAGCTCCGCTGGAAAACTACCAGCCCCGGAAAGGAGTTATGGACGGAGAAGCCATATATCTTTCAGGAAGAGCACTAAACCGGAACAACACACACGACAAGCAAAAAATCGTCATCAAACGAACATTGTATTTTCTTTCAAACGATCTGGCTGTTCAACGTTTATATGAAACCATGCTCGAAATGCTGGATGTAATACTGGTACGTTGTTCGGCCAAACAATGTGAGGTCGTATTTTATAAATTGCTAAACAAATCGGAAGTGGAAATCTCCAAAATTCTACAAAAGAACCAGTCGACCATCAACCAGCATTCGACAGCTGCCGGCTGGAATGCCATAGACCGGGCGGTTTCGTACTTCG
Encoded proteins:
- a CDS encoding Crp/Fnr family transcriptional regulator, which gives rise to MNTVLAQSPIFKELQPLEVENLLVQVPHQIRHFHKDDLLAVAGEEVNAAMIIMEGKLQGEMVDFGGNSLKIEELTPPQMVAAGFLFGRNSRFPVNLSAMADGKMLIILKPNFTRLLSLDNRVLNNFLNIISDKAQFLSRKISFLNFKTIREKIAFFLLQYYKPGFRNIPLPQNQQSLAEMFGVARPSLARTIGELQREGILEWRRSEVEIRNAEALKSILQ
- a CDS encoding ATP-binding protein, which codes for MQRDIIHIDDEKCTGCGLCVPNCHEGALQIIDGKAVLISDLMCDGLGACIGHCPEGAITIENREAEPYDEVKVIEIMVSKGFNTVVAHLKHLRGHNETGFLKQGMGYLVENAKTLPFSVQSVKDAVHAGPKPVNGSSCGGGCPSSQTVVFNPEELKLLPKGENGSLASQLRQWPVQMHLINPVAPYFRGADLLVAADCTAFAMGDFHQNYLKDKSLVIACPKLDSGKEVYLEKLITLINEAKVNTITVLMMEVPCCGGLHQIVQMATQRASRKVPVKAITVSIRGEVLEEEWV
- a CDS encoding fumarate hydratase, whose product is MMKNRATISCDIISSTALSAANRDMLSEKLKELMTKLTRHFANQGFYGRVLKGDYIECALDTPETALRVALLIKTFVRAIELPTSKEENKRIKYFKEHGVRVAIAVAPLENYQPRKGVMDGEAIYLSGRALNRNNTHDKQKIVIKRTLYFLSNDLAVQRLYETMLEMLDVILVRCSAKQCEVVFYKLLNKSEVEISKILQKNQSTINQHSTAAGWNAIDRAVSYFEENIH
- the hcp gene encoding hydroxylamine reductase; translated protein: MSMFCFQCQETKKGEGCTVKGVCGKTDDVANLQDLLVFVTKGISIYAQEARQMGIEWEPVNRFVFDALFMTITNANFDKTKIEEKIREGLKLRAELKNRFEAEGGKLTHTHESVTWEADTLEAFEEKAANVGVLSTANPDVRSLRELIVYGVKGMAAYAEHAFNLGYEKKELYAFMQKAMAATTDDNLTVDELVALTMETGKYGVDVMALLDQANTESYGNPEITEVNLGVQKNPGILVSGHDLKDFEELLKQTEGTGVDIYTHSEMLPANYYPAFKKYKHFVGNYGNAWWKQKEEFEAFNGPVLLTTNCLVPPAASYKDRVYTTGAAGFEGVTHIAPRKDGQPKDFSVIIEHAKKCAAPTELETGTIVGGFAHNQVIQLADKIVDAVKTGAIKKFFVMAGCDGRMKSRDYYTEFADKLPEGTVILTAGCAKYRYNKLSLGDIGGIPRVLDAGQCNDSYSLAVIALKLKEVFELNDINELPIAYNIAWYEQKAVIVLLALLYLGVKNIHLGPTLPAFLSPNVANVLVENFGIAGIKTVDEDIEVFMG